Sequence from the Schistocerca americana isolate TAMUIC-IGC-003095 chromosome 11, iqSchAmer2.1, whole genome shotgun sequence genome:
gcatTAGACAGGACTGTATATGACCCATTGAAAAAATTTTATAACAGAGCCTGTGACAATTACATGGTGGTGAATTCAGGTAGAACTCTTACAATACATGATATTGCAAAGGTGTACCCAGTAGCATTTGCTTCAAAGAATAATGTTTTTCTCTTCCATTGTACTGGTATATGCCCATTCAATCCTGATATTTGAACAAACCATATAAATTAATGTAGACACAAGATGATTTAGGTTTCCTGACTGACATGAAATAACCGAAAATTattatgattaatggaaaatctcatacagAGATGTGAACAAATATTAACAAAGAGGTAGAGGGGTTGCCTAGTACTTACCTGAgatcagtacagccaatagatataaaaaacagaaaatttacataatcctagcttttggaacCTTGTTCGTTGATcagggaagagagaggggagaaAGGGAAATAGCCAAAGACGATGTGGTTTCTCACAACCTAGGTTATGAAGCAGCTGGAGAAAGGTATACTGAGAGGGTGGAAAGTATGAACGCAGGGGTGTGAAAAAGAGACCACAGTAGGATGCCATGGATATTccataagtactgtgccagcttcaaaccaaaaagGATGCTTACCCAGGAAAGAGGTATATAGACATGAATAATAGAAAGATAAATGAGATGAATAATAGAAAGATAAACACCACTATGTGggatgaaaagtaaataaataaacaaatgggtGAATGATGACAGCAGACTGAAGAGTAAAGTAattggttaacataggttcagtccagggggatggtgggatgaaaagATGTGTTGGAGTTCCCGCAGTTCGTCTGTGCCGTTCATGTGCTCAGGCAGCAATTGTCATTCCAATGTACTGTGGTCTCTTTTTCACACCCCTGTATTCATCCTTCCCACCCTCTCTGTATACCTTTCTCCAGCTCCTTCATAACCTAGGTTGTGAGAAACCACATCCTCTTTTGTTACTTCCCTttctcccctctctcttccctgacgaaggaacaaggttccaaaagctaggattatgtaaattttctgttttttgtatctattggctgtactgatcTCAGGTAAGTACTGTCGCTCTACCTCTTTCCAAAAATATTATCAAATTTCATctagtattaataataatttttatgttttcttcaaacATCTGGATTAAACAGCCAAATACTATTACAATGGAAGCCAGAAACTATATTCTTTGAGGTAAATGCTAATGGATATGCCTTTGCAATATTATGAATTGTTATAGTTCTTCCTGGATTCATACACTGGATTTGAGTCGTGGTCGTCCATCTTCCTGTGTTTGTTGTTGAATCTCAATCAGCATTCTTCCACTAATAAAGGTGTTGAAAGCATCTATGGCTTGTTTATGTGTAAGTCCACATAGTAGTTTTCTGTTAATACTAATGattttgtcatttttctttatgtacCCAGAGGCTGCAGCTAGTCCGTGAGGATCTAGAGCCTTAACAAAGAATTCCGGACCTCTTGGGGAATCACTGCCACCTACAGTGGACAACCCAATCTTCTGGCCCTCCTGCTTCATTATGATTACAGTCTGAGGGGTACCCCGCGTGTAGGAGCGAGTCTTCTTCTCCCCATCTTTTGCAGGGTCACCCTCTGGGCTTGTTGATGCTGCAAGGGACCTTGTACTCCTAtcagagagagaaaaaataaattttattaaattgtttttcatgGACAAGCTAATAAATTACAGGACATAATTGTGGTAGTGATTGAAACAATTAATAATTATTGTGGAATACCCTTCTTTGACAATTTATGAGAAATTTTGCTAGATATTTCAAATCTGCCTGCATTATTACTTAAAGATTATTATTCTGGTAGTCAATAAATATTAGCATAAAAATGGATTCAATAATTGAGACAGAATTTGTAATTAATATACAATGTTTTCGAGACTACATATTTCAGCTTTTCAGCTTTTGTGTAGCATGTTCATTTTGAAAAACCTTGATGTAATTAAGTTATTATGTAAAAAAGAAATGTGTAATAATATCAGGTCATGATTTTGAAGAAATtaactgtaactgatgaaattcattCAGTTAACAACGTCAAAAATACAGTAATTGATATGACAGTTTTGCTGAAGGTGAAGAAGCAACCACTAAGTCACCTGTGCATTAATTGTGTTTGTACAAAGTTTTGGTCAATGTTTCATTTCAAGCAGTTAGCAGTTCCATATCATGGTTACAGATCTTCCTGAATTCATCACTGTGTAATTGTCTCAGGCActgtaataaaattttttgaaggatcctGTCCAATGGCTGGAACTTATGACTGCAGTATGGTGGAAATGCCAGAGTTGTAACATTATTTGCTTTTGCCAGATCAATGGTTTAAACACTTACAAACAAGCAATACTG
This genomic interval carries:
- the LOC124554104 gene encoding multiple PDZ domain protein-like isoform X1, with amino-acid sequence MTTPKMTQQPVSSSTVEPQQMTTPKMIQQPVPPSTVEPHRMTTPKVAVVCIMAVVMYYVFCRMRTAGYREQDSSPESGIRLQPVPTRSTERSTRSLAASTSPEGDPAKDGEKKTRSYTRGTPQTVIIMKQEGQKIGLSTVGGSDSPRGPEFFVKALDPHGLAAASGYIKKNDKIISINRKLLCGLTHKQAIDAFNTFISGRMLIEIQQQTQEDGRPRLKSSV
- the LOC124554104 gene encoding ligand of Numb protein X 2-like isoform X2, giving the protein MTTPKVAVVCIMAVVMYYVFCRMRTAGYREQDSSPESGIRLQPVPTRSTERSTRSLAASTSPEGDPAKDGEKKTRSYTRGTPQTVIIMKQEGQKIGLSTVGGSDSPRGPEFFVKALDPHGLAAASGYIKKNDKIISINRKLLCGLTHKQAIDAFNTFISGRMLIEIQQQTQEDGRPRLKSSV